The Solanum pennellii chromosome 11, SPENNV200 sequence CGCACTGTGGGACTTGGACAAGATGTTATTGATTCGATTACTGTGTTTAAGTataaaaaagatgagtttttGATTGATGGGAGTGATTGTTCTGTTTGTTTGACTGAATTTGAGGAGGATGAGAGTTTAAGGTTGTTGCCTAAATGTAGTCATGCTTTTCATATTCCTTGTATTGATACTTGGTTAAGGTCACACAAGAATTGCCCCTTGTGTCGTGCTCCTATCGTCTCCGATAATGATACTTCTCCTCGAATGGATCGTGTTGTGGAAGTTGTAAGTGTAGGTGATGATGGCTCTAGTACGAATGATGTTGATCTTGAATTGGATGAAGAGGGGAGTAATCAAGAAATGAGGTGTGGAGTAGTTGAAAATATTGATGAGGAGGAGGAAGGGAGATCAACGATGGACTTATCGATGAAAATTCCACGAGTTAATGTTGATGGAAGGAGGAAAGGGGGTCGTGCTTTTAGCGATTTGGTTGATCAACATAGAGTAGTGAAGGAGATCAACGATGAACTACAACCTGCACGAAGATCGGTCTCAATGGATTCCTCTGTTGCTCAAGTGATTCACCTCGCGATGATTAATGAGATGAATTCGAAGAAAGTTGATCAAGGGTGTTCGAGTTCAAAGAGAGGAGATAGAAATTCGAGTTTGTATAAAGCAATGAAGAGTTCTTCCTTTGGACGTTCATTGCAAAAAGTTCCTATAATTAGTATGAAAAGGTCTTTTTCTACTAGTGGAAAGTGGTCATTGCCTACAACTAGCAAGATTCAAGATCCAAGACAAACAATGTAACAACACTTCACTTTACTTCTTGAATTCTTCAAGTTGGGTTCAagatttacatatatatatatatgaaaatataaagtgTAAAAGTTGTGTTCTACATAAAGGACTTGGAAACAAATGAATTTACATATTTCCTCTTCTTGAAGAGATATTTGACTTTATTAGGTTAATAATACAGCAAGAGACGGAGCAAGTTTATTTCGCTCGATGTTTACACTAATCCAATGAAACGTATCTTGCAATGAGATTGTCAATTTGCGCGGAATATTTTGGAGCAATGGTTGTTCATGTTAAACATTTTGATGTGAAAAAGTTGTACACCAATAAAGAAAATGTTACATGATATTAGAATATTTATCGCAGTAGTTAaacttacaaaaaattaatgaactttggctatattttaaataatatttctcaGAGCGTTCCTAGCTCAAGTTCATGGCCCAATTAGCTAAAATTGTttctgaaatatattttaaatgtacGCGGATATATACATTCTGTTTGtgacttgaaaaaaaaaaaagaagagaaggaacTTGAAGTTATCGCAAATATATACTAGTTATTTAGCTGACATAGCCATATTTTGAATTGGTTACGGCTCGCAGTTTAATTTTAGGTGTAATTACATCATCTCTACGCCtctctccttttttttccctacatatacaaaaacaaatcaaatacaaatttttatatatacacacaattaTATGACAGATAGCTAGATATACCAATATAATTAGCCTTTTTTCACTCTCTGCCTTCTCTCGTTCGCCTCTCTTCTCCCTTCCCCCTTTCCCAATCTCACTCACTAGATATACAATCACATGTATACTggttacatatatacaattatttgctacatatacatatacaattcgtTTCTCTCCACTCTCTTCCCTCTCGCGCTCACCTTTCTTATTCCTCCCCCAATCTCGCTCACTAAATATACGAATATGTATATAAGTTACATATACACAATTATTTGACAAAATATACAATTCgacatatatacacacacaataAGCCTCTTTGTGCTCTCTGACATCTCTTGCTCGCCTTTCTCCTCCCTCCCCCATTCTCGCTCACCTCCCTCTAACATGTAGCTAAGAATCGTATACTATAGTTGTAGAGCATAATTAAGTTATTCTTTATTGGCTATAAGTGAAAATTCctgaattaaaatatgttatttgtgTCCTTCACTATCGGCCCGCTAAGTGCATTATTAGGATTATTAAAAGTAGCCCAAATTGTGAACCCAAATGCTATTACAGCCCATGGCCCAATTAGCTAAACCTTTTTTCCAAATTTCATGGTGTTAAAAAGCTAATAATATCTTATTTCTATTAGACACAACCCTTCAAATGTGAAAAATGTCTACTTATACTATAACatagtaccccctcaacctatgcccgaaattccagaAACACAATtgtattatactaaggtcctattaccctttgaactcattttataagtaattttctacccattttcggcctacgtgacactagcttgaaaaaaaagagtcaaaaGCAATATTATGCAATTTGTTGTTCATGTTGGAACCAATTTATAACAcagaaaattgtatgaaataacaagctattaatttaaattaaatgttttagttgtaatttttttttggttattcgcagcaaatgtccctttttgtcATATGATCAGTATACAATTAGTCATtagtcattttttatatataattatcaattcggtatacaaatgtataaaatgcgcTTATacttgtataaagcgagagaaaagtatatatacaaataaaaatacatatattttcgttctatacacttacaAATACAGAtcttattatacaaattacaatgtataaattaatttatacaaaactgaacaatttgtataaaatcGAATGTAATTAGCGAATCAAAAGctctatagcaaacataaaatttgctATGAAGGGCAATAatgcaaactataactataacatacaaatatgatttttatgtttgctatatgttaTTCATTATAATAAACTCACAGGCTATAGTTATATTTTGGCCCAcgtatattcattaatattttcgGATAATATTcacatgtaattatttttagcttttataaatggaaaataacaattatatatcatgaagttttaaattttacatgtAAAATTCGAAAATATGATCATGAagttttatttgtaaatatgAAACTCCAATACCAAAAAGTGGCTGATAAATGTTATTTTCGATTAGATTTCACCTTTTGAGTGTTTGGATAAGGACAATCTTTTATATTCCAGGCATGTTTGATATAAATGACAAcattttcaatgaaaatattctttctcaagaataatttttacaaaaataaatgtatttttactatcgaaaataatatttctatctGAATAAGATAAGAATAAGATTTGTGCACACATATTATCCTCTTcagatttatttatgaaattatattaattatgttattgttgttatttatattatatttaaggAAATGGTATGACTGGACTTGATAACGTAAAAAGCTTGAATAGATTCAACTCAGACTCGACTCAACT is a genomic window containing:
- the LOC107003170 gene encoding RING-H2 finger protein ATL54-like — encoded protein: MAFFNRKMLEEHIFDVPKSVKCLSCTSYVCTNDCGDHYDTYVPSDGPFFPPPPPPYVTSEKYHMPFYFIIMLCVFGAFFMFICYMIILRRSRSNSRPNNVSQFDETREDFVIDENLGPMLDHPIWYIRTVGLGQDVIDSITVFKYKKDEFLIDGSDCSVCLTEFEEDESLRLLPKCSHAFHIPCIDTWLRSHKNCPLCRAPIVSDNDTSPRMDRVVEVVSVGDDGSSTNDVDLELDEEGSNQEMRCGVVENIDEEEEGRSTMDLSMKIPRVNVDGRRKGGRAFSDLVDQHRVVKEINDELQPARRSVSMDSSVAQVIHLAMINEMNSKKVDQGCSSSKRGDRNSSLYKAMKSSSFGRSLQKVPIISMKRSFSTSGKWSLPTTSKIQDPRQTM